A genomic stretch from Hemicordylus capensis ecotype Gifberg chromosome 1, rHemCap1.1.pri, whole genome shotgun sequence includes:
- the TMEM178A gene encoding transmembrane protein 178A isoform X3, with protein sequence MAAAVLLCGCIVTTVSFFWEESLTQHVAGLLFLMSGIFCTISLCTYAASVSYDLNRLPKFIYSLPEDVEHGYSWSIFCAWCSLGLIVAAGCLCATYQFISRTKISHLKASRDSSV encoded by the exons ATGGCAGCAGCTGTTCTTCTCTGCGGGTGCATCGTGACAACAGTCAGTTTCTTTTGGGAAGAGAGCCTCACACAGCACGTTGCTGGCCTTCTTTTCCTTATGTCAG GCATCTTTTGCACTATTTCCCTCTGCACTTACGCAGCAAGCGTCTCCTATGACTTAAACCGCCTACCCAAATTCATCTACAGTCTTCCTGAGGACGTTGAACATGGATACAGCTGGTCTATATTCTGCGCTTGGTGCAGCTTAGGACTCATTGTAGCAGCAGGATGTCTTTGTGCCACTTATCAGTTCATTAGCAGGACAAAGATTAGTCATCTCAAGGCTAGCAGAGACTCTTCCGTATGA
- the THUMPD2 gene encoding THUMP domain-containing protein 2 isoform X2: MSPVLWKCLVEYISGKVFFTSKAELNMLKELKSAERLFLLLNKSPPVSISRNKGKVIHDIQKLVDGDPQCWLDTITLWRRLHGQKVKQNMCPEYTDSQKRKSEDEESVKNKRQKREQTLETVSAESRIENQQRCDALEVYKDVLTGGKLLSKKTHEAIQKKSVESNDCFSFRVSCRCSGALAKVFTAQEMGRVIGIALMKHFGWKADLKNPDIEIFVHLNDIYVVIGIPVFRLPLASRAYIKTAGMRSTIAWAMASLAEIKAGAFVLDPTCGLGTILLEAAKEWSNVHYLGTDISDSQLQGAYFNIKAAGLMDKIELLKASVTALPLPSGSIDVIIADIPFGKKFKITKDMKLLPNVFQEIERVLCAGGTVVLLLSQELYNRLSSSSANSSETGNHISVKSAGDCTQSATTSIESNSREKSGSPRTILPPAQDAGREHTSHKTPLGSLVLVESFEVSLGKTDAFICKYKKIAADPARDSRTREVCIKHFGVRCALNRVDLEQLSSAEPHVLRGAVASTTPVSPKNL; the protein is encoded by the exons ATGTCGCCCGTTCTGTGGAAATGTTTG GTGGAATATATATCGGGAAAAGTCTTCTTTACTTCCAAAGCTGAGCTGAATATGCTGAAGGAGCTGAAGTCTGCTGAGAGGTTATTTTTGCTGCTGAATAAATCTCCTCCAGTTTCCATCTCTAGAAATAAAG GAAAAGTAATCCATGATATTCAAAAACTTGTAGATGGGGATCCCCAGTGTTGGTTAGATACCATTACTCTTTGGAGACGTCTCCATGGCCAGAAGGTGAAACAAAATATGTGTCCGGAATATACAGATTCCCAAAAACGGAAATCAGAAGATgaggaaagtgtgaaaaataaAAGACAGAAGAGAGAACAAACATTAGAGACAGTTTCTGCAGAAAGTCGAATAGAAAACCAACAGAGATGTGATGCACTGGAGGTTTATAAAGACGTCTTGACTGGGGGCAAATTACTTTCTAAAAAGACCCATGAAGCTATCCAGAAGAAATCTGTTGAAAGCAATGATTGTTTCAGCTTCAGAGTGTCTTGCCGCTGCAGTGGAGCCCTTGCAAAAGTATTTACTGCTCAG GAGATGGGGAGGGTCATTGGAATAGCTCTTATGAAACATTTTGGATGGAAAGCAGACTTGAAAAATCCTGATATAGAG ATCTTTGTGCATCTGAATGATATTTACGTCGTGATTGGGATTCCTGTTTTCAG ACTTCCCTTGGCAAGCAGAGCATATATCAAAACTGCTGGAATGCGATCTACCATTGCTTGGGCTATGGCATCCCTTGCTGAAATCAAG gcTGGTGCATTTGTATTGGATCCTACATGCGGTCTAGGAACAATACTTCTGGAAGCTGCAAAAGAGTGGTCT AACGTGCATTATTTGGGAACTGACATAAGTGATTCGCAATTACAAGGAGCCTATTTTAATATTAAAGCTGCCGGTCTGATGGATAAAATCGAGTTATTGAAAGCGTCTGTGACAG CATTGCCGTTGCCTTCGGGAAGCATCGATGTCATTATTGCAGACATCCCCTTTGGAAAAAAGTTCAAAATAACAAAAGACATGAAACTGCTTCCGAATGTTTTTCAAGAAATTGAAAG GGTCCTTTGTGCTGGAGGAACTGTTGTGCTGTTACTTAGTCAAGAGCTCTATAATCGCCTCTCAAGCAGCAGTGCCAATAGTTCTGAGACTGGGAATCACATCTCTGTAAAATCTGCTGGTGACTGCACACAAAGTGCCACCACATCAATTGAGTCAAACAGCAGAGAAAAAAGTGGTAGCCCCAGGACTATTTTGCCACCAGCTCAAGATGCAGGGAGAGAGCACACTAGCCACAAAACACCTCTTGGCTCATTGGTACTGGTAGAATCTTTTGAAGTGAGCCTTGGCAAAACAGATGCATTCATATGCAAGTATAAGAAGATCGCAGCGGACCCTGCAAGAGATAGCCGTACCAGAGAAGTGTGCATAAAACACTTTGGAGTTCGTTGTGCTTTAAACCGTGTGGATCTGGAGCAACTGAGCTCTGCTGAGCCTCATGTACTCAGAGGTGCAGTGGCTTCCACAACTCCAGTGAGCCCCAAAAACCTATAG
- the THUMPD2 gene encoding THUMP domain-containing protein 2 isoform X3 produces the protein MLKELKSAERLFLLLNKSPPVSISRNKGKVIHDIQKLVDGDPQCWLDTITLWRRLHGQKVKQNMCPEYTDSQKRKSEDEESVKNKRQKREQTLETVSAESRIENQQRCDALEVYKDVLTGGKLLSKKTHEAIQKKSVESNDCFSFRVSCRCSGALAKVFTAQEMGRVIGIALMKHFGWKADLKNPDIEIFVHLNDIYVVIGIPVFRLPLASRAYIKTAGMRSTIAWAMASLAEIKAGAFVLDPTCGLGTILLEAAKEWSNVHYLGTDISDSQLQGAYFNIKAAGLMDKIELLKASVTALPLPSGSIDVIIADIPFGKKFKITKDMKLLPNVFQEIERVLCAGGTVVLLLSQELYNRLSSSSANSSETGNHISVKSAGDCTQSATTSIESNSREKSGSPRTILPPAQDAGREHTSHKTPLGSLVLVESFEVSLGKTDAFICKYKKIAADPARDSRTREVCIKHFGVRCALNRVDLEQLSSAEPHVLRGAVASTTPVSPKNL, from the exons ATGCTGAAGGAGCTGAAGTCTGCTGAGAGGTTATTTTTGCTGCTGAATAAATCTCCTCCAGTTTCCATCTCTAGAAATAAAG GAAAAGTAATCCATGATATTCAAAAACTTGTAGATGGGGATCCCCAGTGTTGGTTAGATACCATTACTCTTTGGAGACGTCTCCATGGCCAGAAGGTGAAACAAAATATGTGTCCGGAATATACAGATTCCCAAAAACGGAAATCAGAAGATgaggaaagtgtgaaaaataaAAGACAGAAGAGAGAACAAACATTAGAGACAGTTTCTGCAGAAAGTCGAATAGAAAACCAACAGAGATGTGATGCACTGGAGGTTTATAAAGACGTCTTGACTGGGGGCAAATTACTTTCTAAAAAGACCCATGAAGCTATCCAGAAGAAATCTGTTGAAAGCAATGATTGTTTCAGCTTCAGAGTGTCTTGCCGCTGCAGTGGAGCCCTTGCAAAAGTATTTACTGCTCAG GAGATGGGGAGGGTCATTGGAATAGCTCTTATGAAACATTTTGGATGGAAAGCAGACTTGAAAAATCCTGATATAGAG ATCTTTGTGCATCTGAATGATATTTACGTCGTGATTGGGATTCCTGTTTTCAG ACTTCCCTTGGCAAGCAGAGCATATATCAAAACTGCTGGAATGCGATCTACCATTGCTTGGGCTATGGCATCCCTTGCTGAAATCAAG gcTGGTGCATTTGTATTGGATCCTACATGCGGTCTAGGAACAATACTTCTGGAAGCTGCAAAAGAGTGGTCT AACGTGCATTATTTGGGAACTGACATAAGTGATTCGCAATTACAAGGAGCCTATTTTAATATTAAAGCTGCCGGTCTGATGGATAAAATCGAGTTATTGAAAGCGTCTGTGACAG CATTGCCGTTGCCTTCGGGAAGCATCGATGTCATTATTGCAGACATCCCCTTTGGAAAAAAGTTCAAAATAACAAAAGACATGAAACTGCTTCCGAATGTTTTTCAAGAAATTGAAAG GGTCCTTTGTGCTGGAGGAACTGTTGTGCTGTTACTTAGTCAAGAGCTCTATAATCGCCTCTCAAGCAGCAGTGCCAATAGTTCTGAGACTGGGAATCACATCTCTGTAAAATCTGCTGGTGACTGCACACAAAGTGCCACCACATCAATTGAGTCAAACAGCAGAGAAAAAAGTGGTAGCCCCAGGACTATTTTGCCACCAGCTCAAGATGCAGGGAGAGAGCACACTAGCCACAAAACACCTCTTGGCTCATTGGTACTGGTAGAATCTTTTGAAGTGAGCCTTGGCAAAACAGATGCATTCATATGCAAGTATAAGAAGATCGCAGCGGACCCTGCAAGAGATAGCCGTACCAGAGAAGTGTGCATAAAACACTTTGGAGTTCGTTGTGCTTTAAACCGTGTGGATCTGGAGCAACTGAGCTCTGCTGAGCCTCATGTACTCAGAGGTGCAGTGGCTTCCACAACTCCAGTGAGCCCCAAAAACCTATAG
- the THUMPD2 gene encoding THUMP domain-containing protein 2 isoform X4: MCPEYTDSQKRKSEDEESVKNKRQKREQTLETVSAESRIENQQRCDALEVYKDVLTGGKLLSKKTHEAIQKKSVESNDCFSFRVSCRCSGALAKVFTAQEMGRVIGIALMKHFGWKADLKNPDIEIFVHLNDIYVVIGIPVFRLPLASRAYIKTAGMRSTIAWAMASLAEIKAGAFVLDPTCGLGTILLEAAKEWSNVHYLGTDISDSQLQGAYFNIKAAGLMDKIELLKASVTALPLPSGSIDVIIADIPFGKKFKITKDMKLLPNVFQEIERVLCAGGTVVLLLSQELYNRLSSSSANSSETGNHISVKSAGDCTQSATTSIESNSREKSGSPRTILPPAQDAGREHTSHKTPLGSLVLVESFEVSLGKTDAFICKYKKIAADPARDSRTREVCIKHFGVRCALNRVDLEQLSSAEPHVLRGAVASTTPVSPKNL, encoded by the exons ATGTGTCCGGAATATACAGATTCCCAAAAACGGAAATCAGAAGATgaggaaagtgtgaaaaataaAAGACAGAAGAGAGAACAAACATTAGAGACAGTTTCTGCAGAAAGTCGAATAGAAAACCAACAGAGATGTGATGCACTGGAGGTTTATAAAGACGTCTTGACTGGGGGCAAATTACTTTCTAAAAAGACCCATGAAGCTATCCAGAAGAAATCTGTTGAAAGCAATGATTGTTTCAGCTTCAGAGTGTCTTGCCGCTGCAGTGGAGCCCTTGCAAAAGTATTTACTGCTCAG GAGATGGGGAGGGTCATTGGAATAGCTCTTATGAAACATTTTGGATGGAAAGCAGACTTGAAAAATCCTGATATAGAG ATCTTTGTGCATCTGAATGATATTTACGTCGTGATTGGGATTCCTGTTTTCAG ACTTCCCTTGGCAAGCAGAGCATATATCAAAACTGCTGGAATGCGATCTACCATTGCTTGGGCTATGGCATCCCTTGCTGAAATCAAG gcTGGTGCATTTGTATTGGATCCTACATGCGGTCTAGGAACAATACTTCTGGAAGCTGCAAAAGAGTGGTCT AACGTGCATTATTTGGGAACTGACATAAGTGATTCGCAATTACAAGGAGCCTATTTTAATATTAAAGCTGCCGGTCTGATGGATAAAATCGAGTTATTGAAAGCGTCTGTGACAG CATTGCCGTTGCCTTCGGGAAGCATCGATGTCATTATTGCAGACATCCCCTTTGGAAAAAAGTTCAAAATAACAAAAGACATGAAACTGCTTCCGAATGTTTTTCAAGAAATTGAAAG GGTCCTTTGTGCTGGAGGAACTGTTGTGCTGTTACTTAGTCAAGAGCTCTATAATCGCCTCTCAAGCAGCAGTGCCAATAGTTCTGAGACTGGGAATCACATCTCTGTAAAATCTGCTGGTGACTGCACACAAAGTGCCACCACATCAATTGAGTCAAACAGCAGAGAAAAAAGTGGTAGCCCCAGGACTATTTTGCCACCAGCTCAAGATGCAGGGAGAGAGCACACTAGCCACAAAACACCTCTTGGCTCATTGGTACTGGTAGAATCTTTTGAAGTGAGCCTTGGCAAAACAGATGCATTCATATGCAAGTATAAGAAGATCGCAGCGGACCCTGCAAGAGATAGCCGTACCAGAGAAGTGTGCATAAAACACTTTGGAGTTCGTTGTGCTTTAAACCGTGTGGATCTGGAGCAACTGAGCTCTGCTGAGCCTCATGTACTCAGAGGTGCAGTGGCTTCCACAACTCCAGTGAGCCCCAAAAACCTATAG
- the THUMPD2 gene encoding THUMP domain-containing protein 2 isoform X1, with protein MLGGANKGGSSSSEAGGLSRFPPGSAMAEHEGQPPAKQNEAASSSSAGPELPAPARYFCTAGRGMEAFLLREVQARLDATQVEYISGKVFFTSKAELNMLKELKSAERLFLLLNKSPPVSISRNKGKVIHDIQKLVDGDPQCWLDTITLWRRLHGQKVKQNMCPEYTDSQKRKSEDEESVKNKRQKREQTLETVSAESRIENQQRCDALEVYKDVLTGGKLLSKKTHEAIQKKSVESNDCFSFRVSCRCSGALAKVFTAQEMGRVIGIALMKHFGWKADLKNPDIEIFVHLNDIYVVIGIPVFRLPLASRAYIKTAGMRSTIAWAMASLAEIKAGAFVLDPTCGLGTILLEAAKEWSNVHYLGTDISDSQLQGAYFNIKAAGLMDKIELLKASVTALPLPSGSIDVIIADIPFGKKFKITKDMKLLPNVFQEIERVLCAGGTVVLLLSQELYNRLSSSSANSSETGNHISVKSAGDCTQSATTSIESNSREKSGSPRTILPPAQDAGREHTSHKTPLGSLVLVESFEVSLGKTDAFICKYKKIAADPARDSRTREVCIKHFGVRCALNRVDLEQLSSAEPHVLRGAVASTTPVSPKNL; from the exons ATGCTGGGGGGAGCAAACAAGGgcggctcctcctcctcggagGCGGGCGGGCTTAGTCGTTTTCCTCCCGGCAGCGCGATGGCCGAGCATGAAGGGCAGCCGCCTGCTAAGCAGAATGAggccgcctcttcctcctccgctGGCCCCGAGCTCCCAGCCCCTGCCCGTTACTTTTGCACGGCGGGCCGGGGGATGGAAGCGTTTCTATTGAGGGAAGTGCAGGCTCGACTGGACGCCACGCAG GTGGAATATATATCGGGAAAAGTCTTCTTTACTTCCAAAGCTGAGCTGAATATGCTGAAGGAGCTGAAGTCTGCTGAGAGGTTATTTTTGCTGCTGAATAAATCTCCTCCAGTTTCCATCTCTAGAAATAAAG GAAAAGTAATCCATGATATTCAAAAACTTGTAGATGGGGATCCCCAGTGTTGGTTAGATACCATTACTCTTTGGAGACGTCTCCATGGCCAGAAGGTGAAACAAAATATGTGTCCGGAATATACAGATTCCCAAAAACGGAAATCAGAAGATgaggaaagtgtgaaaaataaAAGACAGAAGAGAGAACAAACATTAGAGACAGTTTCTGCAGAAAGTCGAATAGAAAACCAACAGAGATGTGATGCACTGGAGGTTTATAAAGACGTCTTGACTGGGGGCAAATTACTTTCTAAAAAGACCCATGAAGCTATCCAGAAGAAATCTGTTGAAAGCAATGATTGTTTCAGCTTCAGAGTGTCTTGCCGCTGCAGTGGAGCCCTTGCAAAAGTATTTACTGCTCAG GAGATGGGGAGGGTCATTGGAATAGCTCTTATGAAACATTTTGGATGGAAAGCAGACTTGAAAAATCCTGATATAGAG ATCTTTGTGCATCTGAATGATATTTACGTCGTGATTGGGATTCCTGTTTTCAG ACTTCCCTTGGCAAGCAGAGCATATATCAAAACTGCTGGAATGCGATCTACCATTGCTTGGGCTATGGCATCCCTTGCTGAAATCAAG gcTGGTGCATTTGTATTGGATCCTACATGCGGTCTAGGAACAATACTTCTGGAAGCTGCAAAAGAGTGGTCT AACGTGCATTATTTGGGAACTGACATAAGTGATTCGCAATTACAAGGAGCCTATTTTAATATTAAAGCTGCCGGTCTGATGGATAAAATCGAGTTATTGAAAGCGTCTGTGACAG CATTGCCGTTGCCTTCGGGAAGCATCGATGTCATTATTGCAGACATCCCCTTTGGAAAAAAGTTCAAAATAACAAAAGACATGAAACTGCTTCCGAATGTTTTTCAAGAAATTGAAAG GGTCCTTTGTGCTGGAGGAACTGTTGTGCTGTTACTTAGTCAAGAGCTCTATAATCGCCTCTCAAGCAGCAGTGCCAATAGTTCTGAGACTGGGAATCACATCTCTGTAAAATCTGCTGGTGACTGCACACAAAGTGCCACCACATCAATTGAGTCAAACAGCAGAGAAAAAAGTGGTAGCCCCAGGACTATTTTGCCACCAGCTCAAGATGCAGGGAGAGAGCACACTAGCCACAAAACACCTCTTGGCTCATTGGTACTGGTAGAATCTTTTGAAGTGAGCCTTGGCAAAACAGATGCATTCATATGCAAGTATAAGAAGATCGCAGCGGACCCTGCAAGAGATAGCCGTACCAGAGAAGTGTGCATAAAACACTTTGGAGTTCGTTGTGCTTTAAACCGTGTGGATCTGGAGCAACTGAGCTCTGCTGAGCCTCATGTACTCAGAGGTGCAGTGGCTTCCACAACTCCAGTGAGCCCCAAAAACCTATAG